The following nucleotide sequence is from uncultured Erythrobacter sp..
GCTGATGAAATTCTCGAGCGAAGAGGAAGTCATTCAGCGTGCCAACAACTCAGAATACGGACTTGCTGGAGCGGTTTGGACTGCCGATCCCGACAAGGGCGTCGAAATTGCAGAGCAGCTCGAAACCGGTACCGTGTGGGTCAACGAGTTCCTCCACCTGTCACCCTTCGCGCCATTTGGCGGGCACAAGCAGTCCGGCTTTGGCGCTGAATATGGCAAGGAGGGGTTGAAAGAATTCACCTATCCGCAAGTCATCACTGTTAAGAAGGACAATGTCCCGGCATAAAAGCTGGGGAGTTATCCAGTCGCAGGGAGGACATTATGGACAGGAATGACGGCACGACTTCGCGGCGCGAATTCGTCGCGATGGCGACGCTTTTGGGCGGGGTAAGCATCGCGGCACCTGCCGGTGCGCAGAGCCTCGGCAACATCATGAATTCGGCCAAGAAAGTCGCCAAGGCGGCTTCGTATTCGGACGAAGAGATGAAGGTGTTTTTCGACCAGATGTCGGAAGACATGGATGGCAAGAACCCGGTCGCCGGACCCGACGATCCCTATGGTCAGCGTCTCGCTGCGCTTTCGCAGGGGCTCGAATCCCATGACGGGCTCGATCTCGACATCAAGGCGTATCTGGTGCGCGACGTGAACGCGTTTGCGATGGCCAATGGAACCATCCGTATCTTTGCCGGGCTGATGGACGAGTTCAACGATGACGAAGTGCGCTACGTCATCGGCCACGAAATCGGTCACGTGCAACGCAAGCACACCAAGAAGCGTATGCAGGGCGCGTTGCAGCGCGATGCTGCCCTTAGCGTCGCAGGCACTGCCAGCAGCGGTGTGCGCCGCATCTCCAATTCGGAGTTGGGCCGATTCTTCGGCGATGTTGTGAGCGCGCAGCATTCACAGAAGCATGAGAAGGAGGCCGACGACTACGCCTTCGCCTTCATGCAGCAGAAGGGCTACAACGCAGAGGCCTGCGCGACCGCTCTCGAGAAGCTCGACGCGATGAGCGGCGGCAGTAGCGGCGGTCTGGAGTGGACCAAGACCCACCCTAGCCCGAAGAGCCGCGCCAAGCGGATGCGCAAGAAGCTCAAATAATCAGCGCAAATTTTACAGGCGGCCGCTCGGAGCGATCCGGGCGGCTGTTTGTTTTGGGGTAACTTACTCCCCCGCCGCTTTCGAATACATTTCCAGTCCGGCTGCCCAGCGACGCTGGAATCCGCGCCAATGTTCTGGCTCGCTATCGCCTGCGAACTTGCCGTTGAGCTGTTCGCCGAAACTGGTTTCCCACGTTCCAGCATTCGCGTCGACTGTGGGCACATCGAGATAGCCGGCCTTGTCCTCATCGCCCTTGAGGTGGAGATCGAGGAAGGCGGTGACGAAATGCTGGTTGATTCCGTTGATCCGACCCTGCCGCCATACGGGTTCTTTCAGGAACTCGGCGGTGCGAAATGGCGCGTCTTCGGGCAGATCGAACGCGTTGCCGACAATGTTGTGCCGTGCCTCGCGGAACACCAGCATGTGGCGGTTGGTGCCGGTAAGCTGGTCGAACACCCAGCTCACGCCTTCGGCATGGTTGGAGACATCGTCCTGACTGCCCGACACGACCAGAACCGGCGCGGTCATCTTGCTCAGCGTTTCGCTGCTCCACACCCGGTTATCGGGCTGCCCACCCCAAGGCGCGAAGGCGATCACGGCGCCGACTCCCACATCTTCGCTGCCTGCTGCGCGAAGCTGATCGAGTGCGTCGCTCGGGACGGTCGCGAAGGTCTCGCTATCGTAATCGTAGTCCCCGCCCGCGGTGGCGAGCGCGCCATAGCCGCCCATTGAATAGCCGATGACTGCGACCTGCTCGGGGTCGATGAGGGCATTGAACCCTTCCGCGTCAGGCCCGGACGCCGCCTGCAATTGTTCCAAAACCTGTCGCTGATCGAGCGAGCGGCTGACGAGAACGCGGCTGAACGAAAGCAGGAAAT
It contains:
- a CDS encoding M48 family metallopeptidase translates to MDRNDGTTSRREFVAMATLLGGVSIAAPAGAQSLGNIMNSAKKVAKAASYSDEEMKVFFDQMSEDMDGKNPVAGPDDPYGQRLAALSQGLESHDGLDLDIKAYLVRDVNAFAMANGTIRIFAGLMDEFNDDEVRYVIGHEIGHVQRKHTKKRMQGALQRDAALSVAGTASSGVRRISNSELGRFFGDVVSAQHSQKHEKEADDYAFAFMQQKGYNAEACATALEKLDAMSGGSSGGLEWTKTHPSPKSRAKRMRKKLK
- a CDS encoding dienelactone hydrolase → MKKRHIALAALGIIGIGAGTAAYVATPTIHEGAPGETPELGRFGEYSVGTQELTLSMPGRLTFGTLGMATGATEPETRELQVRVYYPAEARSVAPQITYSHTMNPPAMEPVTLEFAGRAHADAPAMGTEQVGGKLPLVIMSHGFNGWNTQFSNLAEHIASHGYVVASIDHADMTIEATSDFLLSFSRVLVSRSLDQRQVLEQLQAASGPDAEGFNALIDPEQVAVIGYSMGGYGALATAGGDYDYDSETFATVPSDALDQLRAAGSEDVGVGAVIAFAPWGGQPDNRVWSSETLSKMTAPVLVVSGSQDDVSNHAEGVSWVFDQLTGTNRHMLVFREARHNIVGNAFDLPEDAPFRTAEFLKEPVWRQGRINGINQHFVTAFLDLHLKGDEDKAGYLDVPTVDANAGTWETSFGEQLNGKFAGDSEPEHWRGFQRRWAAGLEMYSKAAGE